Proteins found in one Labrenzia sp. VG12 genomic segment:
- a CDS encoding pentapeptide repeat-containing protein, which translates to MTERKPDLLPISVRDALEYVAHDQAITFKQLPNTSLSGLDLKNSVWLECDLASCDFSGADLTDAQFVSCNLAGAAFSEAKLRQTAFVSCDLTSADLAGCNLSQTQLISCAADRLQLREAQLDKAVMAQTGLSGADFEASRLDQSQILDCVIENVSLTSAALTNFVLTKADLRSVELKGVQIDTAVFSEANLSGKDLSGQTLERCRFSDGHFIGTSFANATLKQSMFVSCDLSRAVLSGSRAKLSSFMTCTLDGADLSDSNLLMAGFSGSSLRAVNFTASVMWSAVLQGTNCQAARFERADLRQADLTHADVSAANFSVAEFFNTKFHGAEIDGTLFDGARGKVLGTDQERRIAEVYTPKIVVLDHEAAYGSHQTPMQSTG; encoded by the coding sequence TTGACAGAACGCAAACCGGATCTTCTGCCGATTTCCGTGAGAGACGCGCTGGAATATGTTGCTCATGACCAGGCCATCACCTTCAAGCAGTTGCCGAATACGTCCCTGAGCGGGCTCGACCTCAAAAACTCGGTCTGGCTCGAGTGCGACCTGGCCTCTTGCGACTTTTCAGGTGCCGACCTGACAGATGCGCAATTCGTCTCGTGCAATCTGGCCGGCGCGGCGTTTTCCGAAGCGAAGCTGCGCCAAACGGCCTTTGTTTCCTGTGACTTGACCTCAGCGGACCTTGCTGGCTGCAACCTTTCGCAGACGCAGCTGATTTCCTGCGCAGCTGACCGCCTGCAGTTGCGGGAGGCGCAACTCGACAAGGCCGTCATGGCGCAGACCGGACTTTCCGGGGCAGACTTCGAGGCGTCCCGCCTTGACCAGAGCCAGATCCTGGACTGCGTGATCGAGAACGTGTCGCTGACGAGTGCGGCCCTCACCAATTTCGTCCTGACAAAGGCCGATCTCAGGAGTGTTGAACTCAAGGGCGTGCAGATCGACACCGCCGTGTTCTCGGAGGCTAACCTGTCGGGCAAGGACCTCTCCGGTCAAACTCTGGAGCGCTGCAGGTTCTCCGACGGACACTTCATCGGAACCAGTTTCGCAAATGCAACTCTCAAGCAATCGATGTTTGTCTCGTGCGATCTGAGCAGAGCCGTGCTGTCCGGCAGCAGGGCAAAACTCTCGTCTTTCATGACCTGCACGCTTGATGGCGCGGATCTCAGCGACAGCAATCTGCTGATGGCAGGATTTTCAGGGTCCAGCCTGCGCGCCGTCAACTTCACCGCATCCGTCATGTGGTCCGCCGTGCTGCAAGGCACGAATTGCCAGGCCGCCCGGTTCGAACGCGCCGATCTGCGCCAGGCGGATCTGACCCATGCCGATGTCAGCGCCGCCAACTTTTCGGTGGCGGAATTCTTCAACACCAAGTTCCACGGCGCAGAGATCGACGGCACGCTCTTTGACGGTGCGCGGGGCAAGGTGCTGGGCACCGATCAGGAACGCAGGATCGCCGAGGTCTATACCCCCAAGATCGTCGTTCTCGATCACGAGGCAGCTTACGGCTCGCACCAGACGCCGATGCAGTCGACGGGATAG
- a CDS encoding glycosyltransferase family 9 protein, which yields MSFECRLKSAARPQSPVAPDVMLQTAERQATKGLTEDARNLAVWLTQHFPDLLDGWLLLIRLEAVRGDTRKTFAAFLRQLKRHPDQKAALVALARAYRVLGYLSKPIRLLQPFLEVSSESCLKHRSQAITVLRDCMLASDSLEDLQKTVQSWSAETRTELSCDRSITGCPMDHLRALTTKDVVVDPSLSSLEALVLLRFSASPPCPAVQRTLLGPVHMKPLADLLQGFTFKELASQTGPGDQASLSSALAMPAPVLKQVRQTGAYFHADTRHVTRWQAALRDLPRPLVALAWNETRAGLMPDDYRHLLERLHGFGGTFLSVVRDNSRHQLTDLPRVVDCGRQFDSLTDLSAVLSQVDLLVGPDGLPTHVAGAMGRPTVLLTQPAHPWYWHANNGRSTWYPSVQVVRTKRFGHWSNLMTDVTETLALTIEALPASKAFQASY from the coding sequence ATGTCATTCGAATGCCGTCTGAAGTCAGCAGCCCGTCCCCAGTCTCCGGTCGCACCCGACGTCATGCTGCAAACAGCTGAAAGGCAGGCCACAAAAGGGCTGACAGAGGATGCCCGCAACCTGGCCGTCTGGCTGACACAGCATTTCCCGGACCTGCTTGACGGCTGGCTGTTGCTGATCCGGCTCGAGGCGGTGCGCGGCGATACCAGAAAGACCTTCGCCGCGTTTCTCAGGCAGCTCAAACGCCATCCTGACCAAAAAGCCGCCCTGGTTGCCCTGGCCAGGGCCTACCGGGTTCTTGGGTATCTCTCCAAACCAATCCGATTGCTGCAGCCGTTTCTGGAGGTGTCCTCCGAAAGCTGCTTGAAACACCGAAGTCAGGCAATCACCGTTTTGAGGGATTGCATGCTGGCATCCGACAGCCTCGAAGATCTTCAAAAAACCGTACAGTCCTGGTCTGCCGAGACCAGAACTGAACTGTCTTGCGACCGGTCGATCACTGGCTGTCCCATGGATCATCTTCGGGCCCTGACCACGAAGGATGTTGTCGTGGACCCCTCGCTTTCCAGCCTTGAAGCGTTGGTACTTCTTCGATTTTCGGCAAGCCCCCCGTGCCCAGCCGTGCAGCGAACCCTTTTGGGACCGGTTCACATGAAGCCGCTGGCAGACCTCCTGCAAGGCTTCACGTTCAAGGAGCTTGCAAGCCAGACAGGCCCCGGGGACCAGGCCTCGCTCTCCAGTGCGCTTGCCATGCCGGCACCTGTCCTGAAACAGGTCCGTCAGACCGGTGCCTATTTTCACGCAGACACGAGACACGTGACCAGGTGGCAAGCCGCCCTGCGCGACCTTCCCCGTCCTCTGGTCGCACTCGCCTGGAATGAGACACGGGCGGGCCTGATGCCGGATGACTATCGCCACCTGCTGGAGAGGTTGCACGGGTTCGGCGGCACATTCTTGAGCGTGGTCCGGGACAATTCACGCCATCAACTGACGGACTTGCCCCGGGTCGTCGACTGCGGCCGGCAATTCGACAGCCTGACCGACCTCAGTGCCGTCTTGTCACAAGTGGATCTTCTGGTCGGCCCGGACGGGCTGCCAACGCATGTTGCAGGCGCCATGGGACGGCCGACAGTGCTTCTGACGCAGCCTGCCCATCCCTGGTACTGGCATGCAAACAATGGCCGGTCGACCTGGTATCCCAGCGTTCAGGTCGTCAGAACCAAGAGGTTTGGCCACTGGTCGAACTTGATGACGGACGTGACGGAAACGCTTGCTCTGACGATCGAGGCCTTGCCGGCCTCGAAGGCGTTCCAGGCGTCATACTGA
- a CDS encoding bifunctional diguanylate cyclase/phosphodiesterase — MGKTRKTSVASALLNWIVGEGRDLDVARAQYRFIQRQTPFLYLMSLAGGWGLVVTHWSVAPLVLTLGLPLAVTAFALFRVSALRRSRDKVPTPDEIRSWQKQAMVLSIVSPAVFSVWGLALFPYGGPYLQLQVVFTIAVVNFVVLFCLIHFRAVAIINAICANSLYFLYFAIKGHQVFTFFALYGIAASIGAFLVLNNHYRDFLRLIRVGRDLKRHAAELEQKQDETQKLSDLNYHIANYDHLTGLPNRRCFLAELETCFARVQSSEEKLSLCVFDLGGLRSINNIYGVKTGDDILLEVARRLRAGMSPAMFAARIAGDEFAVLSMGDDLEINRAADLLRDLFSDACLLPESQIQLVYRAGLVQAYHTVGSATELLERAVYAMQDAKQNGNNPLVAFGPRHLEKMSLNARITQALASADIDAEFSVAFQPIVDVSSNRITAVECLARWNSPVLGQVSPGDFIPIAERAGFINTLTLSLMEKALLAAHSWPEDLKLSFNLSASNLSSRGFVQDFLKLLEVHSFDPKRLNCEVTETTVMWDFAEACRAINVLKEAGIRLSLDDFGTGYSSLSHVHRLPLDCIKVDRSFVRGISPDTAGYGIVKSLLALSRDMGISCVVEGVETEEELSVLRTLGTSEVQGYLFSRPISAGDLEALLQGGATLGGQTGRSPSAASA; from the coding sequence ATGGGTAAGACACGAAAGACATCTGTAGCTTCGGCTCTGCTGAACTGGATCGTCGGTGAAGGCCGCGACCTGGATGTCGCGCGCGCGCAGTATCGCTTTATCCAGCGCCAGACGCCGTTTCTTTATCTCATGAGTCTTGCCGGTGGCTGGGGGCTGGTGGTGACACACTGGTCCGTTGCGCCGCTCGTGTTGACGCTCGGTCTGCCGTTGGCAGTCACGGCATTTGCCCTGTTCCGCGTTTCCGCGCTTCGGAGAAGTCGAGACAAGGTGCCGACGCCTGACGAAATAAGGTCCTGGCAGAAACAGGCCATGGTCCTGTCCATCGTCTCTCCAGCTGTGTTTTCGGTCTGGGGGCTGGCGTTGTTTCCCTATGGTGGACCTTACCTGCAGCTCCAGGTGGTCTTCACAATCGCAGTCGTCAATTTTGTCGTTCTGTTCTGCCTGATCCATTTCCGCGCGGTCGCTATCATCAACGCCATCTGCGCCAACTCGTTGTATTTCCTGTATTTTGCGATCAAGGGACATCAGGTCTTTACCTTCTTTGCGCTCTACGGAATTGCAGCAAGCATTGGCGCGTTCCTTGTTCTCAACAATCACTATCGTGACTTTCTGAGGCTCATTCGGGTTGGCCGTGACCTGAAGCGTCATGCAGCTGAACTGGAGCAGAAGCAGGATGAAACCCAAAAGCTGAGCGATCTGAATTATCATATTGCCAATTACGATCACCTGACCGGACTGCCCAACCGGCGATGCTTTCTCGCCGAACTGGAAACCTGCTTTGCAAGGGTTCAGAGCAGCGAGGAAAAGTTGTCCCTGTGTGTGTTCGACCTGGGCGGGCTGCGCTCGATCAACAACATCTATGGCGTCAAGACGGGTGATGACATCTTGCTGGAGGTGGCAAGGCGGCTCCGCGCAGGGATGAGCCCGGCCATGTTTGCTGCACGAATTGCAGGCGATGAGTTTGCCGTTCTGTCGATGGGTGACGATTTGGAGATCAACCGGGCGGCGGATCTTCTCAGAGATCTCTTCAGCGACGCCTGCTTGTTGCCGGAAAGCCAGATACAGCTCGTCTATCGCGCAGGTCTCGTTCAGGCCTATCACACCGTGGGCTCCGCAACGGAATTGCTTGAACGGGCGGTTTACGCGATGCAGGACGCCAAGCAGAACGGCAACAACCCGCTGGTCGCTTTCGGGCCCAGGCATCTTGAAAAGATGAGCCTCAATGCACGCATTACCCAGGCGCTTGCGTCAGCGGATATCGATGCGGAATTTTCCGTTGCCTTTCAGCCCATTGTCGATGTCTCAAGCAACCGGATCACGGCGGTTGAGTGTCTGGCACGTTGGAACAGTCCAGTTTTGGGGCAGGTGTCACCGGGCGACTTCATTCCCATCGCCGAACGCGCAGGCTTCATCAACACGCTGACACTGTCCCTGATGGAAAAGGCACTTCTGGCAGCCCACAGCTGGCCGGAAGACCTGAAGCTGTCCTTCAACCTGTCTGCCAGCAATCTGTCGTCCCGCGGATTTGTTCAGGACTTCCTGAAACTCCTTGAGGTTCATTCCTTCGATCCGAAGCGGTTGAATTGCGAAGTTACGGAAACCACGGTCATGTGGGATTTCGCCGAAGCCTGTCGGGCAATAAACGTGCTGAAAGAAGCAGGGATCCGGTTGTCCCTTGATGATTTTGGAACCGGCTATTCCAGCCTGAGCCATGTGCACCGCCTGCCGCTTGACTGCATCAAGGTGGACCGCAGCTTCGTACGCGGGATCAGCCCCGATACGGCAGGCTATGGCATCGTCAAATCTCTGTTGGCTCTGAGCCGGGACATGGGAATTTCCTGCGTCGTGGAAGGGGTCGAGACCGAAGAGGAATTGTCTGTGCTCAGAACACTCGGCACCAGCGAGGTTCAGGGATACCTGTTTTCCAGGCCGATCAGTGCGGGGGATCTTGAAGCGCTCCTTCAGGGAGGTGCGACGCTTGGCGGTCAGACCGGTCGGAGCCCCTCTGCAGCATCGGCCTGA
- the parC gene encoding DNA topoisomerase IV subunit A has translation MGKETTPPPSGIEGINLKEALEERYLAYALSTIMHRALPDVRDGLKPVHRRLLYAMRLLKLDPGAGFKKCARVVGDVIGKYHPHGDQAVYDALVRLAQDFAQRYPLIDGQGNFGNVDGDNAAAMRYTEARMTDTAKRLLDGLDENAVDFRETYDGEDKEPIVLPGGFPNLLGNGSSGIAVGMATSIPPHNAYELCQACQHLIKNPKAEVDELLEHIKGPDFPTGGLLVSDQGSIREAYATGRGSFRVRARWEVEDLGRGQWAIVVTEIPYQVQKSRLIEKIAELLTARKLPLLDDIRDESAEDIRIVLVPRSRNVDANLLMESLFKLTDLENRFSLNMNVLSMGKVPMVMGLKQVLREWLDHRKEVLIRRSEYRLGQINHRLEVLEGYLIAYLNLDEVIRIIREEDDAKAELIRTFELTDVQAEAILNMRLRSLRKLEEMEIRKEHEKLTAEKDDLTKLLGSDARQWTKISKEITEISKVYGPETDIGRRRTDKSEAPEADLVDIQQAMIEKEPITVIISEKGWIRALKGHQADLSSLSFKQGDKLKLSFHAETTDKILLFSSGGKFFTFGADRLPGGRGHGEPIRLMVEMDEAQDVVNAFVYKPGRVLLLASTEARGFVVNEDDVIANTRKGKQVLNLTMPAEASICVEALGDQVAIIGENRKLLVFPLTQIPQMGRGRGVRLQRYRDGLISDIRVFKGEEGLTWTDSSGRSFTRTLEDLADWRGERGQAGRLPPTGFPRSNKFGPNTL, from the coding sequence ATGGGAAAAGAGACAACACCGCCGCCAAGCGGCATTGAGGGCATCAACCTCAAGGAAGCGCTTGAAGAGCGCTATCTGGCCTACGCATTGTCGACCATCATGCACCGGGCGCTGCCCGACGTACGCGATGGTTTGAAACCGGTTCATCGGCGCCTGCTTTACGCGATGCGTCTTTTGAAACTCGATCCGGGCGCAGGTTTCAAGAAATGTGCCCGCGTGGTCGGTGACGTCATCGGTAAATACCACCCTCACGGCGATCAGGCGGTCTATGACGCCCTCGTGCGTCTTGCCCAGGATTTTGCACAACGCTATCCGCTGATCGACGGTCAGGGCAATTTCGGCAATGTCGACGGCGATAACGCTGCCGCGATGCGCTACACCGAAGCGCGCATGACCGACACGGCCAAGCGCCTGCTGGATGGTCTCGACGAAAACGCCGTCGATTTTCGCGAAACGTATGACGGCGAGGACAAGGAACCGATTGTCCTGCCGGGCGGCTTTCCCAACCTGCTCGGCAACGGCTCCTCCGGAATCGCTGTCGGCATGGCCACTTCGATCCCGCCGCACAATGCCTACGAGCTTTGCCAGGCCTGCCAGCACCTGATCAAGAACCCGAAGGCGGAAGTCGACGAGTTGCTGGAGCATATCAAGGGCCCGGATTTTCCCACCGGCGGCCTGCTGGTCTCCGACCAGGGTTCGATCCGCGAAGCTTATGCCACCGGACGCGGCAGCTTCCGCGTTCGTGCGCGTTGGGAAGTGGAAGACCTTGGCCGGGGTCAATGGGCAATCGTCGTCACGGAGATCCCCTACCAGGTTCAGAAATCCCGCCTGATCGAGAAGATTGCCGAACTTCTGACGGCGCGCAAACTGCCGCTACTCGATGACATTCGCGACGAGTCGGCAGAGGACATCCGTATCGTCCTCGTTCCACGGTCGCGCAATGTCGATGCCAACCTGCTGATGGAATCCCTGTTCAAGCTGACGGATCTGGAGAACCGGTTCTCGCTCAACATGAACGTGCTGTCCATGGGCAAGGTGCCGATGGTGATGGGCCTGAAACAGGTCCTGCGCGAGTGGCTTGATCACCGCAAGGAAGTGTTGATCCGTCGGTCCGAATATCGTCTCGGCCAGATCAACCACCGGCTGGAGGTTCTGGAAGGCTATCTGATTGCCTATCTGAACCTCGACGAGGTAATCCGCATCATCCGCGAGGAAGACGATGCCAAGGCCGAGCTGATCAGGACCTTCGAGCTGACCGATGTCCAGGCGGAAGCCATCTTGAACATGCGCCTGCGCTCCCTGCGCAAGCTGGAAGAGATGGAAATCCGCAAGGAACACGAGAAGCTGACGGCTGAAAAGGATGACCTGACCAAGCTGCTTGGCTCCGATGCGCGCCAATGGACCAAGATTTCCAAGGAGATCACCGAGATTTCCAAGGTCTACGGTCCCGAAACCGACATCGGCCGGCGCCGCACGGACAAATCCGAAGCGCCGGAGGCTGATCTGGTCGACATCCAGCAGGCGATGATCGAAAAAGAGCCGATCACCGTCATCATCTCCGAAAAAGGCTGGATCCGGGCGCTCAAGGGCCATCAGGCTGACCTGTCGAGCCTGTCCTTCAAGCAGGGCGACAAGCTGAAACTTTCGTTCCACGCAGAAACGACGGACAAGATCCTGCTATTCTCCTCCGGCGGCAAGTTCTTCACCTTTGGTGCGGACAGGCTGCCAGGCGGCCGCGGTCATGGCGAGCCTATCCGCCTGATGGTGGAAATGGACGAGGCCCAGGATGTGGTCAACGCCTTTGTCTACAAACCCGGCCGTGTCCTGCTGCTCGCCAGCACCGAAGCGCGCGGATTTGTCGTCAATGAGGACGATGTCATCGCCAATACGCGCAAGGGCAAGCAGGTGCTGAACCTGACGATGCCCGCCGAGGCCTCGATCTGCGTCGAAGCACTGGGGGATCAGGTGGCCATCATCGGCGAGAACCGGAAGCTGCTGGTCTTCCCGCTGACGCAGATCCCGCAGATGGGCCGCGGCCGCGGCGTGCGCCTGCAGCGCTATCGGGATGGCCTGATTTCGGACATTCGCGTCTTCAAGGGCGAGGAAGGGCTGACCTGGACCGACAGTTCCGGCCGCAGTTTCACCCGTACGCTCGAAGACCTC
- the lepB gene encoding signal peptidase I, with protein sequence MARKLKPFLVAGLIGAAMLVLGFLLSWNDFLLLQARTYSTPSGSMLPTLQRGDHVVARQISASSEEGTQPRRGDIVIFNLPGEPQTAYLKRVVGLPGETLQVREGTVYLNGRPLARDKDSDYVEVNESGKRHSIPRFRETLPGGRSYETLDVTPQGVRDNTPVYEVPEGHVFVLGDNRDNSIDSRFPRVGFVPLQNITGVAEGVYFSGPEGGFVWRPLTAPEATSAPVE encoded by the coding sequence GTGGCACGCAAGCTGAAACCGTTTCTGGTTGCCGGATTGATAGGCGCGGCCATGCTCGTGCTCGGCTTCCTTTTGTCCTGGAATGATTTCCTGCTGTTGCAGGCCAGGACCTACAGCACTCCTTCCGGCAGCATGTTGCCCACCCTCCAGAGAGGAGATCACGTCGTCGCACGTCAGATTTCTGCAAGTTCGGAAGAAGGTACCCAGCCTAGACGCGGTGACATCGTCATTTTTAATCTCCCGGGCGAACCACAAACGGCTTACTTGAAGCGAGTCGTTGGTTTGCCGGGCGAGACGCTGCAGGTTCGGGAGGGGACTGTTTACCTAAATGGTCGACCGCTAGCCCGGGACAAGGACAGCGACTATGTCGAGGTAAATGAATCCGGCAAAAGACATAGCATTCCGCGCTTTCGCGAAACGCTGCCGGGCGGGCGAAGCTATGAGACGCTTGATGTCACACCCCAAGGCGTGAGGGACAACACGCCCGTCTACGAAGTGCCGGAAGGGCACGTGTTTGTGCTCGGTGACAATCGTGACAATTCGATCGACAGCCGGTTTCCCCGGGTAGGATTTGTACCTCTTCAGAACATCACGGGCGTTGCCGAGGGCGTCTATTTTTCCGGGCCCGAGGGCGGCTTCGTCTGGCGCCCCTTGACTGCGCCTGAAGCAACATCTGCACCTGTCGAGTGA
- a CDS encoding DUF3540 domain-containing protein: MKTALVTLTLSDTDLALKTADGEEIFARQAGSCLLSPAVGDKVLVYAAGEDAFVLAVLVRAEESRTPEVAVPGASSLKISARDELELSGKTMRFRAGKLAMLTDVLAQSASAVTLHAKSVVETIAEKISSTRTLTVKAEHRSATIEKTDTVSAGTLVQKVEGVALQNSEITLINAKQDVRVDGERISLG, encoded by the coding sequence TTGAAAACAGCCTTGGTCACGCTCACCCTGTCCGACACGGACCTCGCCCTGAAGACAGCGGACGGCGAAGAGATCTTTGCCCGTCAGGCGGGGAGCTGCCTGCTTTCGCCTGCTGTCGGAGACAAGGTTCTTGTCTATGCGGCCGGCGAAGATGCCTTTGTCCTGGCCGTTCTGGTCCGTGCCGAGGAAAGCCGGACACCAGAGGTCGCTGTACCGGGTGCGTCCTCGCTCAAGATCTCCGCGCGGGACGAACTGGAGCTCTCCGGAAAGACCATGCGGTTCAGGGCCGGCAAACTGGCCATGCTCACGGATGTGCTGGCCCAAAGTGCGAGTGCCGTGACGTTGCACGCCAAAAGCGTCGTCGAAACGATCGCCGAGAAAATCAGCTCGACACGCACGCTCACGGTGAAGGCAGAACACCGGTCGGCCACGATCGAAAAAACCGATACGGTCTCCGCCGGAACCCTTGTCCAGAAAGTGGAAGGCGTTGCCCTGCAAAACAGCGAGATCACGCTGATCAATGCCAAACAGGATGTACGTGTCGATGGAGAACGGATCAGCCTCGGCTGA
- a CDS encoding DUF4150 domain-containing protein — protein MLQESSEEKEGIQGQQVNEEKGSRTMPFINSQGPLPGIDLAPVDPYMQVTPAGEIPLVFPSTGMRATEVPKCTRVIVQGTTAHTIMDEAPVTISGPGRGMISSEVCSSSKNVKCSTKLVLQNAPSTRALMDPTVQNGKLPNSVGNTISPSQIKVMNPSA, from the coding sequence ATGTTGCAGGAAAGCAGTGAGGAAAAGGAAGGAATTCAGGGGCAACAGGTAAACGAAGAAAAAGGATCAAGGACAATGCCATTCATCAACTCTCAAGGTCCCCTGCCCGGCATCGATCTGGCACCCGTGGACCCCTACATGCAAGTCACACCCGCCGGAGAAATCCCGCTGGTCTTTCCAAGCACGGGAATGCGGGCAACCGAGGTCCCCAAATGCACCCGTGTCATCGTGCAGGGCACCACGGCACACACGATCATGGACGAAGCTCCGGTCACGATCAGCGGTCCTGGTCGCGGAATGATCTCAAGCGAAGTTTGCTCGTCATCGAAAAACGTCAAATGTTCGACCAAGCTGGTCCTTCAAAATGCGCCGTCTACGCGCGCCCTGATGGACCCAACCGTGCAAAACGGAAAGCTCCCCAATTCGGTCGGCAACACGATCAGTCCGTCGCAAATCAAGGTGATGAACCCAAGCGCCTGA
- a CDS encoding tetratricopeptide repeat protein, producing MMSVEDRLKAAAQHKAAGDRVSAAALYEAVLFMTPSHGTALKALAEIQIEDGNFAAAGELLQQALARDPADCDARVSMASLLLAKGDRQQADTLIEETLVLDPLHSAASVLHADMLANKGLLEEAERLLREAVDQKPEDAVLLSSLAALYAGVKHNAAALDLAQKAVDNAPDDPRHLARLGCILAETGNHAKALPVLEEAHLKLPTDPLVMLHLADCQTAIGHVGEARMLAKRLTLQFPDLLPAWLLLLRIEALLGKADKTFADFLKQVKQHKDKSAALIALATAYRQRGDVEKPMQLLKPLVEAAGKIERHRCNEALGLFRECALASDALEALPAAGQDGLAHQETSTGYGSAPSPKATDAPGLLDRDTENLLVEPGLTSLETLVLLRFGVTLPPGRQRKQVFGPTYLAPLSDLFADCTFLGTDTQEWMRAVERPNKVASLCGAFSLPPDDLRDRRATGPYLVARDDRRQIWQASLSALPRPIVALAWNTSRPGLLLNDYGPLLDGSPEFPGTFVSVMWDDARHQLANRPDIIDAGVHFQSLADLAALLAEVDLLLGPDGLPTHVAGAMGRPAAVLTQPAFPWYWHARKSQSTWYPSVRVFKGDKPGQWTRLIEDLMPPLQDLIGHHTP from the coding sequence ATGATGTCAGTCGAAGACCGCCTCAAGGCGGCGGCGCAGCACAAGGCGGCGGGCGACAGGGTGAGCGCGGCAGCGCTTTATGAAGCGGTTTTGTTCATGACCCCAAGCCATGGAACAGCCCTCAAGGCGCTCGCGGAAATCCAGATCGAAGACGGCAATTTTGCCGCGGCCGGCGAACTGCTTCAACAAGCACTGGCAAGAGATCCAGCGGATTGCGATGCACGCGTGTCCATGGCCTCGCTGTTGCTGGCAAAGGGCGACCGGCAACAAGCCGACACACTGATTGAAGAAACCCTTGTTCTGGACCCGCTTCATTCCGCCGCCAGTGTGCTCCACGCGGACATGCTCGCAAATAAAGGTCTGCTCGAAGAGGCAGAACGGCTTCTTCGCGAAGCCGTCGACCAGAAGCCGGAGGATGCCGTGCTGCTGTCGTCTCTGGCTGCTCTTTATGCCGGGGTGAAACACAATGCGGCCGCGCTGGACCTTGCCCAAAAAGCGGTCGACAACGCCCCCGATGACCCGAGACACCTGGCAAGGCTCGGCTGCATCCTGGCCGAAACCGGCAATCACGCGAAGGCTCTGCCCGTGCTGGAGGAAGCGCATCTCAAGCTGCCAACGGACCCTCTCGTGATGTTGCACCTTGCCGATTGCCAAACCGCGATCGGGCATGTCGGCGAGGCCAGAATGCTGGCCAAACGCCTCACGCTCCAGTTTCCAGATCTGCTTCCTGCCTGGCTTCTGCTGCTGCGGATCGAGGCTCTCCTGGGAAAGGCCGACAAGACGTTTGCGGATTTTCTGAAGCAGGTAAAACAGCACAAGGACAAATCCGCCGCCCTGATTGCGCTTGCAACCGCCTACCGGCAACGCGGCGACGTCGAAAAGCCGATGCAATTGCTGAAACCCCTGGTGGAGGCCGCAGGCAAGATCGAACGGCACCGCTGCAATGAAGCCCTTGGTCTCTTCCGCGAATGTGCCCTTGCGTCGGACGCCTTGGAAGCCCTTCCCGCAGCAGGACAGGATGGTCTGGCTCACCAGGAGACTTCGACCGGATATGGCAGCGCCCCCTCCCCGAAGGCCACGGACGCTCCCGGATTGTTGGATCGAGACACAGAGAATCTGCTCGTCGAACCAGGTCTTACCAGCCTGGAAACACTTGTCCTTCTGCGTTTTGGTGTGACGTTGCCACCCGGTCGCCAGCGCAAGCAGGTGTTTGGCCCAACCTATCTTGCACCGCTGTCCGACCTCTTCGCCGACTGCACCTTCCTCGGCACCGACACGCAGGAATGGATGCGCGCAGTCGAAAGACCGAACAAGGTGGCATCGCTGTGCGGCGCCTTTTCCCTCCCCCCGGACGACCTGCGCGACCGACGTGCAACGGGTCCCTATCTCGTGGCACGTGACGACCGGCGCCAGATCTGGCAGGCCTCTCTGTCAGCCCTGCCACGCCCGATTGTGGCCCTTGCCTGGAACACCAGCCGGCCCGGCCTTCTCCTCAACGACTACGGCCCCTTGCTGGACGGTTCTCCTGAGTTTCCCGGAACCTTTGTCAGCGTCATGTGGGACGACGCACGCCACCAGCTCGCCAACCGGCCCGATATCATCGATGCCGGCGTGCATTTCCAATCCCTGGCCGACCTTGCCGCGCTCCTTGCCGAAGTCGACCTGCTGCTCGGCCCGGACGGACTGCCGACCCACGTCGCCGGTGCCATGGGCCGCCCTGCTGCTGTCCTGACCCAGCCAGCCTTTCCCTGGTACTGGCATGCAAGGAAAAGCCAGTCGACCTGGTATCCTTCCGTCCGTGTTTTCAAAGGGGACAAGCCTGGTCAATGGACCAGGCTGATTGAGGACCTGATGCCTCCGCTGCAGGACCTGATCGGTCACCACACGCCCTGA